The following coding sequences are from one Bradyrhizobium sp. WSM471 window:
- a CDS encoding ABC transporter permease, whose product MMPQLRSTSIILGLAPIVLVIALWQGLVSFGFAPAVLLPPPGYVFSRLLQQLVTWTFQQEIAATLIRLFAGFAIAVVLGVSIGIAAAASPAINAVVRPIVRVLAPLPKVALYPALLLLLGFGHGSKITLVAADALFPILLSTYYGASTVEQKLIWSAMAAGTPRYEILFKVVLPAAMPSILTGCRIGLVISCIVVFLAEMITSSDGLGHVLVTAARTFQAVDMFVPLITISLLGLILNGLLGAVRAYLLRGFPEA is encoded by the coding sequence ATGATGCCGCAGCTTCGCTCCACCAGCATCATCCTCGGCCTCGCGCCGATCGTGCTGGTGATCGCGCTGTGGCAAGGCCTCGTATCATTTGGCTTTGCGCCTGCGGTCTTGCTGCCGCCACCGGGATACGTCTTCAGCAGGTTGCTGCAGCAGCTCGTGACATGGACGTTCCAGCAGGAGATCGCGGCGACCCTGATCCGGCTGTTTGCCGGCTTCGCGATTGCGGTCGTGCTCGGTGTCAGCATCGGCATCGCCGCGGCCGCCAGTCCGGCTATCAACGCCGTGGTCCGGCCGATCGTTCGCGTACTCGCGCCCTTGCCCAAGGTCGCGCTCTATCCAGCATTGCTGCTGCTGCTCGGCTTCGGTCACGGGTCGAAGATCACGCTGGTGGCGGCGGATGCACTCTTTCCCATTTTGCTCTCTACCTATTACGGCGCGTCGACGGTGGAGCAGAAGCTGATCTGGTCGGCTATGGCGGCGGGAACGCCGCGCTATGAGATCCTGTTCAAGGTGGTGCTGCCGGCCGCGATGCCGTCGATCTTGACCGGTTGCCGGATCGGCCTTGTCATTTCCTGCATCGTGGTGTTTCTGGCCGAGATGATCACGTCGAGCGACGGGCTCGGACATGTCCTCGTCACGGCGGCCCGGACTTTTCAGGCGGTCGATATGTTCGTTCCGCTGATCACGATCTCGCTGCTGGGCCTGATCCTCAATGGCCTGCTGGGGGCTGTGCGCGCGTATTTGCTGCGGGGTTTCCCCGAAGCATGA
- a CDS encoding ABC transporter permease — protein sequence MTSLTAMAKRAAPVVACIGLLAAWQVASLALKNDSFPTAIEAIRAIPDILGDKEALINILASLRRMAVGFGIAVSVSIPLGLLMGRSRAVAAFFNPLLMVIYPVPKAALMPIIMLWLGVGDITKTLVIFLGVSLPVIYHSFEGARAVEEKMLWSGAAMGLSPAQRLVRIVLPAALPEILTGCRTGLVLALITMITSEMIARQSGAGNILFNALDMGQYDTVFAMIIVVGAMGICLDAIFERVRARLVRWSEPQFDLPLSFS from the coding sequence ATGACATCGCTGACGGCCATGGCTAAGCGTGCCGCGCCGGTGGTTGCCTGCATCGGGCTTCTTGCGGCATGGCAGGTTGCGTCACTCGCGCTCAAGAACGACAGCTTCCCGACGGCGATCGAGGCAATCCGTGCAATCCCGGACATCCTCGGAGACAAGGAAGCTCTGATCAACATCCTGGCCTCGCTCCGCCGCATGGCGGTCGGGTTTGGCATAGCGGTATCGGTTTCGATCCCACTCGGCCTGTTGATGGGCCGCAGCCGGGCCGTCGCGGCCTTCTTCAATCCGCTCCTGATGGTGATCTACCCGGTGCCGAAGGCAGCCTTGATGCCGATCATCATGCTGTGGCTCGGCGTCGGCGACATCACGAAGACGCTGGTGATCTTTCTCGGCGTCAGCCTGCCCGTGATCTATCACAGCTTCGAGGGCGCCAGGGCGGTGGAAGAGAAGATGCTGTGGTCGGGCGCCGCGATGGGGCTTTCGCCTGCGCAACGGCTGGTCCGGATCGTACTGCCGGCGGCGCTGCCGGAAATTCTGACCGGTTGCCGCACCGGACTCGTGCTGGCGCTGATCACGATGATTACCAGCGAGATGATCGCGCGTCAGTCCGGCGCCGGCAATATCCTGTTCAATGCCCTCGACATGGGCCAATACGACACCGTCTTTGCGATGATCATTGTCGTCGGCGCGATGGGAATCTGCCTGGATGCGATCTTCGAGCGGGTCCGCGCCAGGCTGGTGCGCTGGTCTGAGCCTCAGTTCGATTTGCCGCTGAGCTTCTCATGA
- a CDS encoding ABC transporter ATP-binding protein yields the protein MKVVPSRSSGWVRPVTPQKPASAIIEIESVSQVFQTSARKDHVALSDISLSIEEGAFVSILGPSGCGKSTLLYVVGGFVSPTSGSAKIRGRTIRGPGPDRGPVFQEFALFPWKTVLGNVMYGPRQQGVRTTEAEAQSRALIEMVGLKGYENFYPKELSGGMKQRVALARTLAYHPEVLLMDEPFGALDAHTRTRLQNDLLNIWERDRKTVLFVTHSVDEAVFLSDKVVMMSKSPGRIREVIDIDLPRPRRRSELLLDPRYQKYVVDIERMFDEVEETGSAS from the coding sequence ATGAAGGTAGTGCCTTCGAGATCGAGCGGATGGGTGAGACCGGTGACGCCGCAAAAGCCGGCTTCTGCAATCATCGAGATCGAGAGCGTCTCGCAGGTATTTCAGACCTCGGCGCGCAAGGACCATGTAGCGCTATCGGACATCTCCCTCTCGATCGAGGAGGGAGCCTTCGTCTCCATCCTTGGTCCGTCCGGCTGCGGCAAGTCCACGCTGCTTTACGTCGTCGGCGGCTTCGTCAGCCCGACCAGCGGTTCAGCGAAGATCAGGGGACGGACGATCAGGGGACCAGGGCCGGATCGCGGTCCGGTATTCCAGGAATTCGCGTTGTTTCCGTGGAAGACCGTGCTGGGCAATGTGATGTACGGCCCTCGCCAGCAGGGCGTGCGCACCACCGAGGCGGAAGCACAGAGCCGTGCCCTGATCGAAATGGTCGGGCTCAAGGGCTACGAGAACTTCTATCCCAAGGAGCTGTCCGGCGGCATGAAGCAGCGCGTGGCGCTGGCTCGGACGCTGGCTTACCATCCTGAGGTTCTGTTGATGGACGAGCCGTTCGGCGCGCTCGATGCTCACACGCGAACGCGCCTGCAGAACGATCTGCTGAATATCTGGGAGCGTGATCGCAAGACGGTGCTGTTCGTCACGCATTCTGTGGACGAAGCGGTTTTCCTGTCGGACAAGGTCGTGATGATGTCGAAGTCTCCCGGCCGGATCCGCGAGGTCATCGACATCGATCTGCCGCGGCCGCGCCGCCGCAGCGAGCTGCTGCTCGATCCACGGTACCAGAAATACGTCGTCGATATCGAGCGCATGTTCGACGAGGTCGAAGAGACGGGATCGGCGTCATGA
- the ilvD gene encoding dihydroxy-acid dehydratase, giving the protein MKKLRSRITTDGLDRAPHRAFMRAMGLDDAAIAKPMVGVVSMKGEQTPCNMTHDFQVAAAKTGIEEAGGTPREFSTVSVSDGISMNHEGMKFSLFSRELIADSIEAVVHGLAYDALIGYGGCDKTLPGVMMGMVRCNVPAIFIYGGSALPGRVDGRTLTVLDSYEAVGSFMTGEIDGATLERIERACLPTIGACAGQFTANTMGMVSEAIGLTIPNVSMVPGVYAERAQISRRAGHLIMAMLERGGPLPRDIVTRKSLENGAAIVAATGGSTNAALHLPAIANEAGIAFTIDDVGEVFARTPLIGNLRPGGKYTAKDVYDIGGAAVVIRELIQSGHIDGSCLSVTGRTIAEEYGAANAPDGEIVYAAGAPIMPDGGVAVLKGNLCPDGAVIKVAGLKSQFFEGVARVFEDEEACVAAVRDRTYQAGEVLVIRNEGPVGGPGMREMLGVTALIYGQGMGENVALITDGRFSGATRGMCIGYVSPEAFVGGPLALVRDGDRIRIDAANRRMDMLVDEQELTARRQDWKPRPPRHRAGALAKYARLVGQAPGGAVTHEGPAEWPWFG; this is encoded by the coding sequence ATGAAGAAGCTCCGATCTCGGATCACGACGGATGGTCTCGACCGGGCTCCGCACCGCGCGTTCATGCGCGCCATGGGGCTCGACGACGCCGCCATTGCCAAGCCGATGGTCGGCGTCGTCAGCATGAAGGGCGAACAGACGCCCTGCAACATGACGCACGACTTCCAGGTCGCAGCGGCCAAGACCGGGATCGAAGAGGCCGGCGGCACGCCGCGCGAGTTTTCGACCGTATCGGTTTCCGACGGTATCAGCATGAATCACGAGGGGATGAAGTTCTCGCTGTTTTCGCGGGAGCTGATTGCCGACTCGATCGAAGCCGTCGTCCATGGGCTCGCCTACGATGCGCTGATCGGTTACGGCGGATGCGACAAGACGCTTCCCGGCGTGATGATGGGCATGGTCCGGTGTAACGTGCCAGCCATTTTCATCTATGGCGGCAGCGCGCTGCCGGGCCGCGTCGATGGGCGGACCCTGACCGTGCTCGACTCCTACGAGGCTGTCGGCAGCTTCATGACGGGAGAGATCGACGGTGCCACGCTCGAGCGGATCGAGCGGGCTTGCCTGCCGACCATCGGCGCGTGCGCCGGGCAGTTCACCGCGAACACCATGGGGATGGTGTCTGAAGCGATAGGCCTTACCATTCCCAACGTGTCGATGGTGCCGGGTGTCTATGCCGAACGCGCGCAGATATCCAGGCGGGCCGGGCACCTCATCATGGCGATGCTGGAGCGCGGCGGGCCTTTGCCGCGCGACATCGTGACGCGGAAATCCCTGGAAAACGGTGCGGCAATCGTGGCTGCCACGGGCGGTTCGACCAATGCTGCGCTGCATCTGCCGGCGATCGCGAACGAGGCCGGGATCGCATTCACGATCGACGATGTCGGCGAGGTTTTTGCCAGGACGCCGCTGATCGGAAATCTGCGGCCGGGAGGCAAATATACGGCGAAGGATGTCTACGATATCGGTGGCGCCGCCGTGGTGATCCGGGAGCTGATTCAGAGCGGGCATATTGATGGCAGCTGCCTGTCCGTCACGGGCCGTACAATCGCCGAAGAATATGGCGCCGCCAATGCACCTGACGGAGAGATCGTTTACGCGGCTGGCGCGCCGATCATGCCAGATGGCGGCGTCGCGGTGCTGAAGGGAAACCTCTGTCCCGACGGCGCGGTCATCAAGGTTGCGGGCCTGAAGAGCCAGTTCTTTGAAGGCGTGGCGCGCGTTTTCGAAGACGAGGAGGCCTGCGTCGCGGCGGTTCGTGATCGCACTTATCAGGCGGGCGAGGTTCTCGTGATCCGCAATGAAGGGCCGGTGGGCGGCCCCGGCATGCGCGAGATGCTTGGCGTCACCGCGCTGATCTACGGACAGGGCATGGGCGAGAATGTGGCTCTGATCACGGATGGACGGTTCTCCGGCGCCACGCGCGGAATGTGCATCGGCTATGTGTCTCCCGAGGCCTTCGTTGGCGGTCCGCTGGCCCTGGTTCGCGATGGCGACAGGATCCGGATCGATGCCGCAAATCGGCGGATGGATATGCTGGTCGACGAGCAGGAACTCACTGCTCGCCGACAGGATTGGAAGCCGCGTCCGCCTCGTCACCGTGCTGGTGCGCTAGCGAAATATGCGCGATTGGTTGGCCAGGCACCGGGCGGGGCCGTCACACATGAGGGGCCCGCAGAATGGCCCTGGTTCGGATGA
- a CDS encoding ABC transporter substrate-binding protein — MRTVSKWILVLGAAAAVSASAGPSWAQQTIRVGWTIPAEESKYWMMRRPAEFPNIGKAYNIEWTQFQGTAPMTQALAAGALDCATQAPLSLANGVVGGNLKAYIVAQHVFEKAGGFSVYWAVMDDSPIKTIADLKGKTVGISVIGGGTQGPFNLLLKQNGIDPSKDIKLVEVGFAVSEDALRQGRVDAVNMNQPFAARAEAKGGTRKLFSLSQAMPNIVHILEACRADFVDKNPELVKAYVRDITSGMKKALANREETLKVVNEVLKAPIPVLETYLLKDNDFGRDPGAAPNFPAIQKMLDIYAETGMLPKLDVAQFKHSTIVAPLQ, encoded by the coding sequence ATGCGAACCGTTTCGAAGTGGATCCTGGTTTTGGGGGCGGCAGCGGCCGTGAGCGCCAGCGCGGGCCCGTCATGGGCGCAGCAGACAATTCGCGTCGGCTGGACCATTCCGGCCGAGGAATCCAAATACTGGATGATGCGCCGCCCGGCTGAGTTTCCCAATATCGGCAAGGCCTACAACATCGAATGGACCCAGTTTCAGGGCACCGCTCCGATGACGCAGGCGTTGGCGGCGGGCGCGCTGGATTGCGCGACGCAGGCGCCGCTGTCGCTTGCCAACGGCGTGGTTGGCGGCAACCTCAAGGCCTACATCGTGGCGCAGCATGTCTTCGAGAAGGCCGGTGGTTTCTCGGTCTACTGGGCTGTCATGGACGACTCCCCGATCAAGACGATCGCCGATCTCAAGGGCAAGACGGTCGGAATCTCCGTGATCGGCGGCGGCACGCAAGGCCCGTTCAATCTGTTGCTGAAGCAGAACGGCATCGATCCGTCCAAGGACATCAAGCTGGTCGAGGTGGGCTTTGCCGTCTCCGAAGATGCGTTGCGGCAGGGCCGCGTCGATGCGGTCAACATGAACCAGCCGTTTGCCGCACGCGCGGAGGCAAAGGGCGGCACGCGCAAACTGTTCTCGCTGTCGCAGGCGATGCCGAACATCGTGCACATCCTGGAAGCCTGCCGTGCCGATTTCGTCGACAAGAACCCTGAACTGGTCAAGGCTTACGTGCGTGACATTACCTCTGGCATGAAGAAAGCGCTCGCGAACCGCGAAGAGACGTTGAAGGTCGTCAACGAAGTCCTGAAGGCACCTATTCCGGTTCTCGAGACCTATCTGCTCAAGGACAACGATTTTGGCCGCGATCCGGGCGCGGCACCGAATTTCCCCGCGATCCAGAAGATGCTGGACATCTACGCGGAGACCGGGATGCTGCCAAAATTGGATGTCGCGCAATTCAAGCATTCGACGATTGTCGCTCCGCTGCAATAG
- a CDS encoding flavin reductase family protein — MNDLPKQPAVPDPANEFASDSSPIDPRDFRSALGTYATGVTIITAAAPDGKPYGLTCNSFASVSLNPPLVLWSLVVYSSSLTIFQNASHFTVNVLGVSQQALASKFAKSSDDKFTGVDWAPGLGGAPVLAESVANFQCRSVNRYYGGDHVIFLGAVEAYTYNTKEPLLFARGAFGRFLADDERK, encoded by the coding sequence ATGAATGATCTGCCGAAGCAGCCAGCCGTTCCCGATCCGGCCAACGAGTTCGCGAGCGACAGCTCGCCGATCGATCCCCGTGATTTCCGCAGTGCGCTAGGCACCTACGCCACTGGCGTGACGATCATCACGGCCGCGGCTCCTGACGGCAAGCCCTATGGCCTGACGTGCAATTCGTTCGCCTCGGTCTCGCTGAATCCGCCGCTGGTTCTTTGGAGCCTCGTCGTCTATTCCTCTAGTCTAACCATCTTCCAGAACGCCAGTCATTTCACCGTCAACGTTCTTGGCGTTTCGCAACAGGCGCTTGCGAGCAAATTCGCCAAATCGTCTGATGACAAGTTCACCGGTGTCGACTGGGCGCCGGGCCTCGGCGGCGCGCCGGTGCTCGCCGAGAGCGTTGCCAATTTTCAATGCCGCTCGGTCAATCGCTATTACGGCGGCGACCACGTGATCTTTCTCGGTGCAGTCGAGGCCTATACTTACAATACGAAGGAGCCGCTGCTCTTCGCTCGAGGTGCGTTTGGCCGATTTCTTGCCGACGACGAGCGCAAGTAG
- a CDS encoding acyl-CoA dehydrogenase family protein, with product MAPGQEPSVGRPGGAQFDEPAHAAMVAKARALVPRLRERAARTEELRHLPPETEKDLHDAGLFRMLQPKRIGGAELDYVALIDCADLLGQADASVAWNLANLASHHWMLGMFEPTAQNLVWSRDPDALIASSFIFPAGRATRVEGGYRLHGSWPFSSGVASCAWNMLASVVYSDDEADGIEYRIFLLPKADYKVLDTWNVAGLRGTGSCDVEVRDAFVPDDMTVAVGDLDGGPTPGSKLNPNPLYALPVFSLFPYVLSGVALGNAQACLDDYAEVVRHRISTYNHAKLSDFQSTQIKIAEASAKIDAARLIMRSACLNAMEDARRGHIPDMATKTRYRRDGAFSVNFCTDAVSMLFAASGARGLFTTGALQRQFRDAHAINSHLAFNFDAAGTNYGRVALGLPSENLTL from the coding sequence ATGGCGCCTGGTCAAGAGCCGAGCGTGGGCCGGCCCGGAGGGGCGCAATTCGATGAGCCTGCCCATGCGGCAATGGTCGCGAAGGCCCGCGCGCTCGTGCCACGGCTGCGAGAGCGGGCGGCGCGGACGGAGGAGTTGCGGCATTTGCCGCCCGAAACGGAGAAGGATCTGCACGACGCGGGCCTGTTCCGGATGCTCCAGCCCAAGCGCATCGGCGGCGCAGAACTCGATTATGTCGCCTTAATCGATTGCGCGGACCTGCTCGGACAGGCGGACGCATCGGTGGCGTGGAATCTGGCCAATTTGGCGAGCCATCACTGGATGCTCGGCATGTTCGAGCCGACGGCGCAGAATCTGGTCTGGAGTCGTGATCCGGACGCGCTGATCGCGTCCTCGTTCATTTTTCCCGCCGGACGTGCCACGAGAGTCGAGGGCGGATACCGGCTCCATGGCAGCTGGCCGTTCTCCTCGGGCGTTGCCTCCTGCGCATGGAACATGCTTGCAAGCGTGGTCTACTCCGACGATGAGGCAGACGGCATCGAGTATCGGATATTTCTGCTGCCGAAAGCCGACTACAAAGTCCTCGACACCTGGAATGTCGCAGGGCTGCGCGGGACAGGGTCTTGCGACGTGGAGGTCAGGGACGCTTTCGTGCCCGACGACATGACGGTCGCGGTCGGCGATCTTGACGGTGGGCCGACTCCGGGAAGCAAGCTCAATCCCAACCCGCTGTATGCGCTCCCGGTGTTCTCGCTGTTTCCCTACGTCCTCTCAGGCGTCGCGCTGGGAAACGCGCAGGCGTGTCTCGACGATTATGCGGAGGTCGTCCGTCATCGCATTTCCACCTATAATCACGCCAAACTGAGCGACTTTCAAAGCACCCAAATCAAAATCGCCGAGGCCTCGGCGAAGATCGATGCTGCCCGCCTGATCATGCGCTCGGCCTGTCTGAATGCCATGGAGGATGCAAGGCGGGGTCATATCCCCGATATGGCGACCAAGACCAGATATCGGCGCGACGGTGCTTTTTCAGTAAATTTCTGCACGGATGCGGTGTCGATGCTGTTTGCCGCGAGCGGAGCACGGGGCCTGTTCACGACGGGCGCGTTGCAGCGGCAATTCCGCGATGCGCACGCGATCAATTCGCATCTCGCGTTCAATTTCGATGCGGCCGGGACCAATTATGGACGCGTGGCGCTGGGCCTGCCGTCCGAGAATCTCACGCTGTGA
- a CDS encoding CaiB/BaiF CoA-transferase family protein — protein MPTKPQLPERSSRATGAPTALDGLLVVDFTRVVAGPACTQTLADFGAHVIKIENPDGGDDTRAYEHAEIGGESAAYLSLNRNKRGIALDLTVPEAREIALDLIRKADVVVENFSSGVMKKFGLDYETVAPLNPRLVYCSISAYGRTGPFASRPGFDPITQAESGFMSLNGFADGPAVRTGPPIVDMATGMSACNAILMALLARDRLGRGQHVEVALFDIAMGMTGFYGMAYLINGENPGRFGNSPSGSPTVGVYEASDGPLYIACANDRLYRRLVVEVLNRPDLITDPQFATRKARSEHKELLRAAIAEVFASDTLENWMTKMKLANIPVGYLRTVEEGFNAPEARERHRLNRIPHRTAGWVPNIEPPIAMSLTGPIDPVAAPLLGEHTEQVLRDTLGYDERRISQFTQKGVFGSGKPSTSG, from the coding sequence ATGCCCACCAAGCCTCAATTGCCGGAACGTTCGTCGCGGGCGACGGGCGCGCCTACCGCGCTCGATGGTCTGCTGGTCGTCGATTTCACGCGTGTGGTTGCCGGCCCGGCCTGTACGCAGACGCTTGCTGATTTCGGTGCGCACGTCATCAAGATCGAGAATCCAGACGGAGGCGATGACACGCGTGCGTATGAACACGCCGAGATCGGTGGAGAGAGTGCTGCCTATCTGAGCCTCAATCGCAACAAGCGTGGCATCGCGCTCGACCTTACCGTGCCGGAGGCTCGTGAGATCGCGCTGGATTTGATTCGCAAGGCCGACGTGGTCGTCGAGAACTTCTCCAGCGGGGTCATGAAGAAATTTGGCCTCGACTATGAAACGGTTGCGCCGCTCAATCCGCGGCTAGTCTATTGCTCGATCTCCGCCTACGGGCGCACCGGACCGTTTGCCTCGCGTCCCGGTTTTGATCCGATCACGCAGGCGGAAAGCGGCTTCATGTCGCTCAACGGATTTGCCGATGGCCCGGCGGTTCGCACCGGCCCGCCCATCGTGGACATGGCGACGGGGATGTCTGCCTGCAACGCCATCCTAATGGCGCTGCTGGCGCGGGATCGGCTCGGTCGCGGCCAGCATGTCGAGGTCGCCTTGTTCGACATCGCGATGGGGATGACGGGCTTCTACGGCATGGCTTATCTGATCAACGGCGAGAACCCTGGGCGGTTTGGTAACTCGCCGAGCGGGTCTCCTACTGTCGGCGTCTATGAGGCCTCCGATGGGCCGCTCTACATCGCGTGTGCCAATGACCGGCTCTATCGCAGATTGGTCGTCGAGGTGCTGAACAGGCCCGATCTCATCACCGATCCGCAGTTTGCAACGCGCAAAGCCCGCTCCGAGCACAAGGAGCTCTTGCGAGCAGCTATCGCGGAGGTCTTTGCGAGCGATACCCTCGAGAACTGGATGACCAAGATGAAGCTGGCCAATATCCCGGTCGGCTATCTCCGGACGGTCGAGGAGGGGTTCAATGCACCGGAGGCGCGAGAGCGCCATCGCTTGAACCGGATTCCGCATCGTACGGCGGGGTGGGTCCCGAACATCGAGCCGCCGATTGCCATGAGTTTGACCGGCCCGATTGACCCTGTGGCTGCTCCGTTGCTGGGCGAGCATACGGAGCAGGTCTTGCGGGACACCCTCGGTTACGACGAGCGCCGGATATCCCAGTTCACCCAAAAGGGCGTCTTTGGCTCGGGCAAGCCCTCGACGTCGGGCTGA
- a CDS encoding GNAT family N-acetyltransferase has protein sequence MYRIRIVDASDDDIVDTLADLHQSTFFDAAPLPQFELGAWWLAYHGDEPVAFAGVVPSTHIRNGGYFSRVGVLQRHRGRDLQCRLMRVIEARARRIGWDSIVSDTTDNAVSANNFIRAGYRLFEPHVPWAWPHTLYWRKRLR, from the coding sequence ATGTACAGAATTCGCATCGTCGATGCATCCGATGACGACATCGTCGATACATTGGCCGACCTGCATCAGTCGACGTTCTTCGATGCGGCTCCCTTGCCACAATTCGAGTTAGGGGCGTGGTGGCTTGCCTATCACGGTGATGAGCCAGTAGCCTTCGCCGGTGTCGTGCCGTCAACCCACATTCGAAATGGCGGTTATTTCTCCAGGGTCGGTGTGTTGCAGCGGCACCGGGGGCGTGACCTCCAGTGCAGGCTGATGCGGGTGATCGAGGCAAGGGCACGGCGTATTGGATGGGACAGCATCGTCTCGGATACGACGGACAATGCGGTGTCTGCCAATAATTTCATCCGGGCGGGCTATCGGCTCTTCGAACCCCACGTGCCCTGGGCTTGGCCGCATACGCTTTACTGGCGAAAGCGGCTTCGCTGA
- a CDS encoding M23 family metallopeptidase: protein MGIYNVVPNGQQGINLRHPALRSPIDGIVTNAGEGSAGRTAIRDADGVSHELLHTRRQYVSVGDRVVAGQMLGTMGNMGVDKKYVEGGDHHLHYQLIDAAGNRLDPQAYWKQREVPSPSKAISRGDSDRGLRLPAQVSWPALIRLRNDHPTQQTTKTGPRCGAGAPACPRVSERIHCPS, encoded by the coding sequence ATGGGAATTTATAACGTAGTTCCAAACGGACAGCAGGGGATCAATCTGAGGCATCCCGCATTGCGATCTCCGATTGATGGCATCGTGACGAATGCCGGCGAAGGATCTGCAGGTCGAACAGCGATCAGGGATGCGGATGGCGTGTCACACGAATTGCTGCACACGCGCAGGCAATATGTCAGCGTCGGCGATCGGGTTGTCGCGGGGCAGATGCTCGGCACGATGGGCAACATGGGCGTGGACAAGAAATACGTGGAAGGCGGGGATCATCATCTTCATTATCAATTGATCGACGCCGCCGGGAATCGTCTCGATCCTCAGGCATATTGGAAGCAACGAGAGGTGCCCTCGCCGAGCAAAGCGATTTCGAGAGGCGATTCGGATCGTGGCCTTCGCCTTCCGGCGCAGGTGTCTTGGCCGGCTCTAATCAGGCTCCGCAACGACCATCCAACACAGCAAACAACGAAGACTGGTCCACGATGTGGCGCAGGCGCACCGGCCTGCCCTAGGGTGAGCGAGCGCATCCATTGTCCATCCTGA
- a CDS encoding FAD-dependent monooxygenase: MSVLLPTSRARSRKQQATLNNPAMTDHAVVIAGGGPTGLMLAAELALADVDVAVVERRADQELVGTRAGGLHARSIEILDQRGVADRFLREGQITQLAGFAWTRLDISDLPTRHAYGLALRQSHIERILADWVSELGVPLYRNRGVTGFTQDETGIDVTLSGRETLRANYLVGCDGGRSLVRKAAGIEFAGSEPTLSNLMAEVDMRDEPEWGLRHDALGFHGLSKTESGRVLVVVTEATLDRTGAPGPRDLSEALVAVYGTDFGLHNPSWISRFTDAARQAVSYRKRRVLLAGDAAHIHHSVGGQGLNIGVQDAVNLGWKLAQVVKGLSPENLLDTYHAERHPVGARTLRNTMAQIALLRRGEDGLKAAREIVAELLAMDAARKRFGAMMSGLDVHYDLGQGHALLGRRMPDLDLTVDRRPLRLFTLLHGARGLLLDFGKTGGPDIAPWADRVDRIDAECDGPWQLPAIGQVAAPAAVLVRPDGHVAWVGDESQRGLADAMARWFGPAAA, encoded by the coding sequence ATGTCCGTATTGCTTCCGACGTCCCGGGCGCGCAGCCGGAAACAACAGGCCACCCTGAACAATCCGGCGATGACAGACCATGCCGTCGTCATCGCCGGCGGCGGACCGACCGGCCTGATGCTGGCCGCGGAGCTCGCGCTGGCGGATGTCGACGTCGCCGTGGTCGAACGGCGCGCCGATCAGGAACTGGTCGGCACCCGCGCCGGTGGCTTGCACGCGCGCAGCATCGAGATCCTCGACCAGCGCGGCGTCGCGGATCGTTTCCTGCGCGAAGGACAGATCACCCAGCTCGCGGGCTTCGCCTGGACCAGGCTCGACATCAGCGATCTCCCCACCCGGCACGCTTACGGGCTCGCCCTGCGGCAGAGCCACATCGAGCGCATCCTGGCCGACTGGGTCAGCGAGCTCGGGGTGCCGCTCTATCGCAACCGCGGGGTCACGGGATTCACGCAGGACGAAACCGGCATCGACGTGACGCTCTCCGGTCGCGAAACCTTGCGCGCGAATTATCTGGTCGGCTGCGACGGCGGCCGCAGCCTGGTGCGCAAGGCCGCCGGCATCGAATTCGCAGGCTCCGAGCCGACGCTGAGCAATCTGATGGCCGAAGTCGACATGCGAGACGAGCCCGAATGGGGCCTGCGCCATGACGCGCTCGGCTTTCACGGTCTCAGCAAGACCGAGAGCGGACGCGTGCTGGTGGTCGTGACGGAAGCGACGCTCGATCGCACGGGCGCGCCCGGTCCGCGAGATCTCAGCGAAGCCCTCGTCGCCGTCTACGGCACCGACTTCGGGCTCCACAACCCGTCCTGGATCTCCCGCTTCACCGATGCGGCACGGCAGGCCGTGTCCTATCGCAAGCGTCGCGTGCTGCTCGCCGGCGATGCCGCGCATATCCATCACTCCGTCGGCGGCCAGGGCCTCAACATTGGCGTGCAGGACGCCGTCAATCTCGGCTGGAAGCTCGCGCAGGTGGTCAAGGGCCTGTCGCCCGAAAACCTGCTCGACACCTACCACGCCGAGCGCCACCCCGTCGGCGCGCGGACCTTGCGCAACACAATGGCGCAAATCGCCCTGCTCCGCCGCGGCGAGGACGGCCTCAAGGCCGCGCGCGAAATCGTCGCCGAGCTGCTCGCGATGGACGCGGCGCGAAAGCGCTTTGGCGCGATGATGAGCGGGCTCGACGTGCACTACGATCTCGGCCAAGGCCACGCGCTGCTCGGGCGCCGCATGCCCGATCTCGATTTGACGGTCGACCGGCGTCCGCTGCGACTGTTCACGCTGCTGCACGGCGCGCGCGGCTTGCTGCTCGATTTTGGCAAGACAGGCGGCCCCGACATCGCGCCCTGGGCAGATCGCGTCGATCGCATCGACGCCGAGTGCGACGGCCCGTGGCAGCTTCCGGCGATCGGACAAGTCGCGGCACCAGCCGCCGTGCTGGTGCGGCCCGACGGGCACGTGGCCTGGGTGGGAGACGAGAGCCAACGCGGACTGGCGGACGCGATGGCGAGGTGGTTCGGACCTGCTGCGGCGTGA